A single genomic interval of Bradyrhizobium sp. AZCC 1693 harbors:
- a CDS encoding TRAP transporter small permease subunit has protein sequence MQALLKLSRGIDAFTRWTGKRLAWLILVAVVISAVNAVLRKTLDISSNSWLELQWVLFSIVFLLCSPWTLLDNEHIRIDIVSNGLPKTARSVIDVVGHAFFLIPLCVVMIITGGPFFMRSFEVNEQSGNAGGLPQWPAKSLVIIGFAFLLVQGISELIKRIAVMRGLIPDPHASQVHALEAEVEHLVEAIEKR, from the coding sequence TTGCAAGCGCTCTTGAAACTGAGCCGTGGAATCGACGCGTTCACGAGGTGGACGGGCAAGCGTCTGGCCTGGCTGATTCTCGTTGCCGTGGTGATATCGGCCGTCAACGCCGTATTGCGCAAGACGCTCGACATTTCATCCAACTCATGGCTTGAGCTGCAATGGGTGCTTTTCAGCATCGTCTTTCTCCTTTGCTCGCCGTGGACCTTGCTCGACAACGAACACATCCGGATCGACATCGTCAGTAACGGGCTGCCGAAGACCGCACGCAGCGTGATCGATGTCGTTGGACACGCTTTCTTTCTGATTCCGCTGTGCGTCGTTATGATCATCACCGGCGGCCCGTTCTTTATGCGGTCGTTCGAAGTCAACGAGCAGTCGGGCAACGCAGGCGGGCTTCCGCAATGGCCGGCTAAATCGCTGGTTATCATCGGTTTCGCGTTCTTGCTGGTTCAGGGCATCTCCGAGCTCATCAAGCGCATCGCCGTGATGCGCGGCCTTATTCCGGATCCACACGCATCACAGGTCCACGCGCTCGAGGCCGAGGTCGAACACCTGGTCGAGGCGATCGAAAAACGCTGA
- a CDS encoding TRAP transporter large permease — protein MITLEMMPPLMFGGLILAMLIGFPVAFTLAALGLSFGFLSIYLGFFDMNFLQAIPGRIFGSVLSNELLLAIPFFTFMGSVLERCGLAEDMLDSMGQLFGPIRGGLGYSVIIVGFILGAITGTVAAQVIAMALISMPVMLRYGYNVRYITGVLAASGTITQLVPPSLVLIVMADQLGKSVGDMYLGAWGPSVLQIALFAGYTFFLGIFKPSHVPAVPKEARTLTGWPLWRKCLMGIIPSAVLIFVVLGTMMLGLATPTEAGAMGAIGAIVLAAIHHKELSSKGHKMLLIGVAATGVGAIVGIMLGEGKLFKLTFAVVYLAVVWLCLEAVRIPDLRDLIRQGYESTMRLSTMVVFILIGSTCFSVVFLGVSGGVWLEHHLTSLPGGVWGFLIFINLFIFFLAFFLDFFEIAFIILPMVAPIAQKVLAPVVGPDAALIWFGVMLCVNMQTSFLHPPFGFALFYLRGVAPKEVKSSDIYWGALPWIGLQAIMVAIVIAFPVTVTALLDKPVDVDLSKVKIVVPEIELPPLDFGPQKQ, from the coding sequence ATGATCACGCTGGAAATGATGCCGCCGCTAATGTTCGGCGGCTTGATTCTGGCCATGCTGATCGGCTTCCCGGTGGCCTTCACGCTGGCCGCGCTCGGCCTGTCGTTCGGGTTCCTGTCGATCTATCTCGGCTTCTTCGACATGAACTTCCTGCAGGCTATACCGGGGCGCATCTTCGGCAGCGTGCTTTCCAACGAATTGCTGCTGGCGATCCCCTTCTTCACCTTCATGGGCTCGGTCCTCGAGCGGTGCGGTCTCGCCGAAGACATGCTGGATTCGATGGGCCAGTTGTTCGGCCCGATTCGCGGCGGCCTCGGCTATTCCGTCATCATCGTCGGCTTCATCCTTGGCGCGATCACCGGCACGGTGGCGGCGCAGGTCATCGCCATGGCCCTGATCTCGATGCCGGTAATGCTGCGCTACGGCTATAACGTCCGCTACATCACCGGCGTGCTCGCCGCATCCGGCACCATCACCCAGTTGGTGCCGCCCTCGCTGGTGCTGATCGTGATGGCCGACCAGCTCGGCAAGTCGGTCGGCGACATGTATCTCGGCGCCTGGGGGCCCTCGGTGCTCCAGATCGCCCTGTTCGCCGGCTACACGTTCTTCCTCGGCATCTTCAAGCCAAGTCACGTCCCCGCGGTTCCGAAGGAAGCGCGGACACTGACCGGCTGGCCGCTGTGGCGCAAATGCCTGATGGGCATCATTCCCTCGGCCGTGCTGATCTTCGTGGTGCTCGGCACCATGATGCTCGGTCTGGCGACGCCGACCGAAGCCGGCGCGATGGGAGCGATCGGCGCCATCGTTCTCGCCGCCATTCACCACAAGGAGCTGAGCAGCAAGGGCCACAAGATGCTGCTGATCGGCGTCGCCGCCACCGGCGTCGGCGCTATCGTCGGAATCATGCTCGGTGAAGGCAAGCTGTTCAAGCTGACCTTCGCGGTGGTCTATCTCGCCGTTGTCTGGCTCTGCCTGGAAGCCGTCCGCATTCCGGACCTGCGCGATCTGATCAGACAGGGCTACGAGTCGACCATGCGGCTCTCCACCATGGTGGTGTTCATCCTGATCGGCTCGACCTGCTTTTCGGTGGTGTTCCTCGGCGTCTCCGGCGGCGTCTGGCTCGAGCACCATCTGACCTCGCTTCCCGGCGGTGTCTGGGGCTTCCTGATCTTCATCAACCTCTTCATCTTCTTCCTGGCATTCTTCCTCGACTTCTTCGAGATCGCCTTCATCATCCTGCCGATGGTGGCGCCGATCGCGCAGAAGGTGCTGGCGCCGGTCGTCGGACCCGATGCCGCGCTGATCTGGTTCGGTGTCATGCTCTGCGTCAACATGCAGACATCGTTCCTGCATCCGCCGTTTGGTTTTGCGCTGTTCTACCTGCGTGGTGTCGCACCGAAGGAGGTCAAGAGTTCCGACATCTATTGGGGGGCGCTGCCCTGGATCGGCCTGCAGGCGATCATGGTGGCGATCGTGATCGCCTTCCCCGTCACGGTGACGGCTTTGCTCGACAAACCGGTCGACGTCGATCTCAGCAAGGTCAAGATCGTGGTGCCGGAAATCGAGCTCCCGCCGCTGGATTTCGGCCCTCAAAAGCAATAG
- a CDS encoding TRAP transporter small permease subunit: MRPLLALSNSIDWLNEKLGGVCNWLVLAACVVSAANAMIRYAFGYSSNAWLELQWYMFAVFVMFGASYTFKKNEHVRVEILYLMLSERGQLRLDLIGTLCFLIPSCLLLSYLSWPFFMQAYAVGETSSNAGGLLRWPIKLVVPVGFVFLALQGVSEVIKRIAALKGYVVIDAKYERPTQ, from the coding sequence ATGCGCCCGTTGTTGGCACTGAGTAATTCAATCGATTGGCTCAATGAGAAACTAGGCGGCGTCTGCAACTGGCTCGTGCTCGCAGCCTGCGTGGTGAGCGCCGCCAATGCGATGATCCGCTACGCGTTCGGCTACAGCTCCAACGCCTGGCTCGAACTGCAGTGGTACATGTTCGCCGTCTTCGTGATGTTCGGCGCGTCCTACACGTTCAAGAAGAACGAGCATGTTCGCGTCGAAATTCTCTATCTGATGCTGTCCGAGCGCGGCCAGCTCCGGCTCGACCTGATCGGAACGCTTTGCTTCCTGATCCCGTCCTGCCTGCTGCTCAGCTATCTGTCGTGGCCGTTTTTCATGCAGGCCTACGCCGTCGGCGAGACCTCGAGCAATGCCGGCGGCCTGCTGCGCTGGCCGATCAAGCTCGTCGTTCCCGTGGGCTTCGTTTTCCTGGCGCTGCAAGGCGTCTCCGAGGTGATCAAGCGCATCGCTGCACTGAAAGGCTATGTCGTGATCGATGCGAAATACGAGAGGCCGACCCAATGA
- the moaA gene encoding GTP 3',8-cyclase MoaA, with translation MSGSPSPDQLFRPMVDPFGRTIRYLRVSVTDRCDLRCFYCMSEDMTFLPKADLLTLEELDRLCSAFIAKGVRKIRLTGGEPLVRRNVMSLVRSLSRHLGSGALDELTLTTNASQLARFAGELHDCGVRRVNVSLDTLDAQKFRAITRWGDLDKVLAGIEAARNAGLAVKINAVALKNMNEEEIPALMEWAHGKGMALTLIEVMPMGDIGEGRIDQYVPLSLLRARLAKHYTLTDLDDDTGGPARYVRVSETGGKLGFITPMTHNFCESCNRVRITCTGTLHTCLGHEDASDLRKPLRASADNDLLSAAIDRAIGLKPKGHDFIIDRRHNRPSVSRHMSVTGG, from the coding sequence ATGAGCGGATCCCCGTCACCCGATCAATTGTTCCGTCCGATGGTCGATCCGTTCGGCCGGACCATCCGGTATCTGCGCGTGTCGGTGACCGATCGATGCGATCTGCGCTGTTTCTACTGCATGTCCGAGGACATGACTTTTCTGCCGAAAGCCGATCTCTTGACGCTGGAAGAACTCGACCGGCTGTGCTCGGCCTTCATCGCCAAGGGCGTGCGCAAGATCCGCCTCACCGGCGGCGAGCCGCTGGTCCGGCGCAACGTGATGTCGCTGGTGCGCTCGCTGTCGCGGCATCTGGGAAGCGGCGCGCTGGATGAACTGACGCTGACCACCAACGCTTCGCAACTGGCGCGCTTCGCCGGCGAATTGCACGATTGCGGCGTTCGCCGCGTCAACGTCTCGCTCGACACGCTCGATGCGCAGAAGTTCCGCGCCATCACCCGCTGGGGCGATCTCGACAAGGTTCTGGCCGGCATCGAAGCCGCGCGCAACGCAGGCCTTGCGGTCAAGATCAACGCGGTGGCGCTGAAGAACATGAACGAGGAGGAAATCCCCGCGCTGATGGAATGGGCGCACGGCAAGGGCATGGCGCTGACGCTGATCGAAGTCATGCCGATGGGCGACATCGGCGAAGGCCGGATCGACCAGTACGTGCCGCTGTCGCTGCTGCGCGCCCGCCTCGCCAAGCACTACACGCTGACCGACCTCGACGACGATACCGGCGGCCCCGCCCGCTATGTCCGGGTCAGCGAGACCGGCGGCAAGCTCGGCTTCATCACGCCGATGACCCATAATTTCTGCGAGTCCTGTAACCGGGTACGGATCACCTGCACCGGCACGCTGCACACCTGCCTCGGCCACGAGGATGCCTCCGATTTGCGCAAGCCGTTGCGAGCCTCCGCCGACAATGATTTGCTGTCGGCCGCGATCGACCGCGCGATCGGGCTGAAGCCAAAGGGCCACGACTTCATCATCGACCGCCGGCATAACCGTCCCAGCGTTAGCCGCCATATGAGCGTTACCGGCGGTTGA
- the gph gene encoding phosphoglycolate phosphatase (PGP is an essential enzyme in the glycolate salvage pathway in higher organisms (photorespiration in plants). Phosphoglycolate results from the oxidase activity of RubisCO in the Calvin cycle when concentrations of carbon dioxide are low relative to oxygen. This enzyme is a member of the Haloacid Dehalogenase (HAD) superfamily of aspartate-nucleophile hydrolase enzymes (PF00702).) translates to MTLPRTVVFDLDGTLVDTAPDLIAALNFVLGREGLPPVPLKSARNMIGAGARKLIERGLELEGQAMSVEDVNRLMRDFIDYYAAHIADASRPFEGLEAALDQLAAQGCRFAVCTNKLEWLSKRLLDQLGLSERFSAICGADTFGVSKPDPIILQQTVARAGGDLAATIMVGDAGPDVGVARRAGIPVIGVEFGYTDVPIAELKPDRLIGHMRELPTAVESLSRVASRT, encoded by the coding sequence ATGACCCTTCCCCGCACTGTTGTCTTCGACCTCGACGGCACCCTCGTCGACACCGCGCCCGACCTGATCGCCGCGCTCAATTTCGTGCTCGGCCGTGAAGGCCTGCCGCCGGTGCCTCTGAAATCGGCGCGCAACATGATCGGCGCCGGCGCCCGCAAGCTGATCGAGCGCGGGCTCGAGCTGGAAGGCCAGGCGATGAGCGTGGAAGACGTCAACCGCCTCATGCGCGATTTCATTGACTATTACGCCGCCCACATTGCGGACGCCTCGCGGCCGTTCGAGGGGTTGGAAGCCGCCCTCGATCAGCTTGCGGCGCAGGGCTGCCGCTTCGCGGTGTGCACCAACAAGCTGGAATGGCTGTCGAAGCGGCTGCTCGACCAACTGGGCCTGAGCGAACGATTTTCCGCCATCTGCGGCGCCGATACGTTCGGCGTCTCCAAGCCTGACCCCATCATCCTGCAGCAGACGGTGGCGCGGGCGGGCGGCGACCTGGCTGCGACCATCATGGTCGGCGACGCCGGCCCCGACGTCGGCGTGGCGCGGCGGGCCGGCATTCCCGTGATCGGCGTCGAGTTCGGCTACACCGATGTGCCGATCGCCGAACTGAAGCCCGACCGGCTGATCGGCCATATGCGCGAGCTGCCGACGGCGGTGGAAAGCCTCAGCAGGGTCGCGTCCCGGACTTAA
- a CDS encoding SDR family NAD(P)-dependent oxidoreductase: protein MKVMLADIETDALQAAVKGLQEISPDIRGTICDVADAASVERAAKAAFDAFGNVHVVCNNAGVAAGGGFDHISLDNWRWVIDVNLMGVLYGIKSFLPHIRAHGEGGHIVNTASMAGMQTGLGFSPYGATKFAVVSMSEGLSLQLKPLGIGVSVLCPSFVRTRIGESGRNRPERYGQSQPLDPAAPAAAMVAEIARQIEAGLDPATVAARVLEAIRQDELYIFTHPGMRAEVEPRFAAILAAMDKVR from the coding sequence ATGAAAGTGATGCTGGCGGATATCGAGACGGATGCGCTGCAGGCCGCCGTCAAGGGCCTGCAGGAAATCTCTCCCGACATACGCGGCACCATCTGCGATGTGGCCGACGCCGCAAGTGTCGAGCGCGCGGCGAAGGCTGCATTCGACGCCTTTGGGAATGTGCATGTGGTCTGCAACAATGCCGGTGTCGCTGCCGGCGGCGGTTTCGACCACATCTCGCTGGATAATTGGCGATGGGTGATCGACGTCAATCTGATGGGCGTGCTTTACGGCATCAAAAGCTTTCTGCCGCACATCCGCGCCCATGGCGAAGGCGGCCATATCGTCAACACCGCGTCGATGGCGGGTATGCAGACCGGTTTGGGATTCAGCCCTTATGGGGCGACCAAATTTGCCGTCGTCAGCATGTCTGAGGGTCTTAGCCTTCAGCTCAAGCCGCTCGGCATCGGCGTCAGCGTATTGTGCCCGAGCTTTGTCCGCACCCGCATCGGCGAGAGCGGGCGCAACCGGCCGGAGCGCTACGGGCAGTCGCAGCCGCTCGATCCTGCCGCTCCGGCGGCAGCCATGGTGGCTGAGATCGCGAGACAGATCGAGGCGGGGCTCGATCCCGCGACCGTCGCCGCGCGCGTGCTGGAGGCCATTCGCCAGGATGAACTCTACATTTTCACCCATCCCGGCATGCGCGCCGAGGTCGAGCCGCGATTTGCCGCCATTCTGGCCGCAATGGACAAGGTGCGATAG
- a CDS encoding cupin domain-containing protein, whose protein sequence is MQNHRTQDTPMAHLVNWQDLEHFEALGPLLEFLTGPQISPCIMRGTIPPGVFVPLHSHVDPETFVHISGEFEGLSQVGGNYEWIRIQPGDVFHVPPNARHAFRNRFSEPAVSIIVTTPKLGSLLRAMSLPAGNAAKQPGAITPERLRQALTTADSFGYWNASPEENARVGLDVLAAP, encoded by the coding sequence ATGCAAAATCACCGCACGCAAGATACGCCGATGGCCCATCTGGTGAACTGGCAGGACCTCGAGCACTTCGAGGCCCTCGGACCGCTCCTGGAATTCCTGACCGGACCACAGATTTCGCCGTGCATTATGCGAGGCACCATCCCACCCGGCGTATTTGTACCGCTCCACAGCCACGTCGACCCGGAAACGTTCGTGCACATTTCGGGAGAGTTTGAGGGGCTTTCGCAGGTGGGTGGCAACTATGAATGGATACGCATTCAGCCGGGCGATGTATTTCATGTGCCGCCAAACGCGCGGCACGCCTTTCGCAATCGCTTCTCCGAACCCGCCGTGTCGATCATCGTGACGACGCCGAAGCTGGGCAGCCTGTTGCGAGCGATGAGCCTGCCGGCCGGCAATGCCGCGAAGCAACCCGGCGCGATAACGCCCGAAAGACTCCGTCAGGCGCTTACGACCGCGGACAGCTTCGGCTATTGGAATGCAAGTCCCGAGGAGAATGCGAGGGTCGGCCTGGACGTGCTCGCCGCCCCCTGA
- a CDS encoding cupin domain-containing protein, translating to MKMSARALAALIASASVPANAATVEPPRETVISSLKQPIPSIAGKSLVASVVYYRPGAKSPPHTHPAAHLIFAQVLSGEIRSQINDEPPKVYAAGASWFELPGSHHVISENASGSESAQLLVVFVVDADNRELIAPDPKR from the coding sequence ATGAAAATGAGCGCCCGCGCGCTGGCTGCGTTGATCGCCTCGGCTTCGGTGCCAGCCAACGCCGCAACCGTCGAGCCGCCGCGCGAAACCGTGATTTCGTCGCTGAAGCAGCCGATACCGAGCATTGCCGGAAAAAGCCTCGTCGCGTCGGTGGTCTATTACAGGCCGGGCGCGAAGTCGCCGCCGCACACGCATCCGGCCGCCCATCTGATTTTTGCGCAGGTGCTGTCCGGCGAGATCCGCAGTCAAATCAACGACGAACCGCCCAAGGTCTATGCCGCGGGAGCAAGCTGGTTCGAACTGCCAGGCTCGCACCACGTGATCAGCGAAAATGCAAGCGGCTCCGAATCCGCACAGCTCCTCGTCGTCTTCGTGGTCGACGCGGATAATCGCGAGCTGATTGCGCCCGATCCGAAACGATGA
- a CDS encoding helix-turn-helix transcriptional regulator produces MSAVPNDQPFRFSTRSLTPAERLPAWYEVFCRSASRRFCSVADEACHADMQIWSFGPGDSSNASATQVRIQRTTLTHAIETHRTRELLTDGCDDLVLTIQEASESSVTQCGREVMANAGAGVLTSNADVSAMSFGGSSKFVSVAVSRKIIMALAPGAEDAIAKPTHLDSAVLPLLVSYLGILEDQSAVQSPEVAQAVSLHIHDLCALAIGASRDAAELAGGRGLRVARLRMLKDDIARHLRHGPVTAADLARRHRVTPRYVHKLFETEGMSLSQFVRAKRLALVHRSLSNPNLADRTIGALAFEAGYGDLSTFNHDFRRHYGMTPSALRAAVIAAGKGKA; encoded by the coding sequence GTGAGCGCTGTTCCGAACGATCAGCCTTTTCGTTTCTCGACACGCAGCCTGACACCCGCGGAGCGTCTGCCGGCATGGTATGAGGTGTTTTGCCGGTCGGCCTCGCGGCGCTTTTGCAGCGTGGCCGATGAAGCCTGTCACGCCGATATGCAGATATGGTCGTTCGGGCCGGGCGATTCCTCCAACGCGTCAGCTACCCAGGTCCGGATTCAACGGACCACGCTTACGCATGCCATTGAGACGCACCGCACGCGAGAGCTTCTGACCGACGGCTGCGACGACCTCGTCCTCACGATTCAGGAGGCCAGTGAAAGCTCGGTGACCCAATGCGGCAGGGAAGTAATGGCGAACGCGGGCGCGGGCGTTCTGACGTCGAACGCCGATGTCAGCGCGATGTCGTTCGGTGGGTCGTCGAAATTCGTCAGCGTCGCGGTGTCACGCAAGATCATCATGGCGCTGGCGCCGGGCGCGGAGGACGCGATCGCCAAACCCACGCATCTGGATTCCGCCGTGTTGCCGTTGCTGGTCAGCTATCTCGGCATCCTCGAGGATCAATCCGCGGTGCAGTCGCCGGAAGTGGCGCAGGCCGTGTCGCTGCATATCCACGATCTCTGTGCGCTGGCGATCGGTGCGTCGCGCGATGCGGCCGAACTCGCCGGTGGACGTGGATTGCGGGTAGCCCGGTTGCGGATGTTGAAGGACGATATCGCCCGGCATCTGAGGCACGGGCCGGTAACGGCCGCGGACCTCGCCCGGCGCCATCGCGTGACGCCGCGCTATGTGCACAAATTGTTCGAGACTGAGGGCATGTCATTGTCCCAGTTTGTCCGCGCCAAGCGGCTGGCGCTGGTCCATCGCAGCCTCAGCAATCCGAACCTGGCCGACCGTACCATCGGCGCGCTGGCGTTTGAGGCCGGTTACGGCGATCTTTCGACTTTCAATCATGATTTTCGTCGTCACTATGGAATGACCCCGTCCGCCCTGCGCGCGGCCGTCATTGCCGCCGGCAAGGGAAAGGCCTGA
- the rpiA gene encoding ribose-5-phosphate isomerase RpiA: MDMDQLKRQAAARALEHVQDGMKLGLGTGSTARHFVDLLGQKVAGGLRVVGVPTSEVTRAQAEACKIPLTTLDAIDRLDLTVDGADELDGALNLIKGGGGALLREKIVAAASDRMIVIADDTKWVDVLGRFPLPVEVIPFGLAATQRAMATAFAQSGVSGQMGLRKGKDGHVFVTDGGHWIVDAHLGRIADAPRLAGLLSLIPGVVEHGLFIGLASTAVLAGAQGIRVVERR, encoded by the coding sequence GTGGATATGGACCAACTAAAGCGGCAGGCGGCGGCGCGGGCGCTGGAGCATGTGCAGGATGGCATGAAACTCGGGCTCGGCACCGGCTCGACCGCCAGGCATTTCGTCGATCTGCTCGGCCAGAAGGTTGCCGGCGGGTTACGCGTGGTGGGTGTGCCGACGTCGGAAGTGACCCGCGCCCAGGCCGAAGCCTGCAAAATTCCGCTGACCACGCTCGATGCGATAGATCGCCTTGATCTCACCGTCGATGGCGCCGACGAGCTCGATGGCGCGCTGAACCTGATCAAGGGCGGCGGCGGCGCGCTGTTGCGGGAGAAGATCGTGGCGGCGGCCTCGGATCGCATGATCGTGATTGCCGACGATACCAAATGGGTCGATGTTCTCGGCCGTTTCCCCCTACCTGTAGAGGTGATTCCGTTCGGGCTGGCCGCCACCCAGCGGGCCATGGCCACGGCATTTGCCCAAAGCGGCGTTTCCGGGCAAATGGGGCTCCGCAAGGGCAAGGACGGCCACGTTTTTGTCACCGATGGCGGCCACTGGATTGTCGATGCCCATCTCGGGCGCATCGCCGATGCGCCGCGTCTGGCGGGCCTGTTGAGCCTGATCCCGGGTGTCGTCGAACACGGGTTGTTCATTGGCCTGGCCAGCACCGCCGTCCTGGCAGGTGCCCAGGGAATTCGCGTAGTTGAGCGGCGGTAA
- a CDS encoding DUF2059 domain-containing protein — protein sequence MKSLSRILSAAGLAVGLALTAVPAEAQQKNAPAAPATTPLKPGSPAAIAAAKEILAMKNASAMYANAVPNLVEQTKNVLLQSNLNYQKDLNEVAVIVAKNLAGREKEIGEGMAQVYANEFTEQELKDLVTFYKSPLGQKLLASEPRAIQFSMSYMNQWAQAFAETINGQFRAEMKKRGKDI from the coding sequence ATGAAGAGCCTTTCACGGATTTTGTCGGCGGCCGGCCTTGCAGTGGGACTGGCCCTGACCGCCGTTCCGGCCGAGGCGCAGCAGAAGAACGCGCCCGCGGCGCCCGCGACCACGCCACTCAAGCCGGGTTCGCCGGCGGCGATCGCCGCTGCCAAGGAAATCCTGGCGATGAAGAACGCGAGCGCGATGTACGCCAACGCCGTTCCCAATCTCGTCGAGCAGACCAAGAACGTGCTGCTGCAGAGTAATCTGAACTATCAGAAAGACCTCAACGAGGTCGCCGTGATCGTTGCCAAGAATCTCGCCGGCCGCGAAAAGGAAATCGGCGAGGGCATGGCGCAGGTCTACGCCAACGAGTTCACCGAGCAGGAGTTGAAGGATCTCGTCACCTTCTACAAGTCGCCGCTCGGCCAGAAGCTGCTCGCGAGCGAACCCCGCGCCATTCAGTTCAGCATGTCCTACATGAACCAGTGGGCGCAGGCCTTTGCCGAAACCATCAACGGCCAGTTCCGCGCCGAGATGAAGAAGCGCGGCAAGGACATCTGA
- the gor gene encoding glutathione-disulfide reductase, with translation MAEFDVDLFVIGGGSGGVRAARIAANHGAKVMVAEEYRMGGTCVIRGCVPKKLFVIGSHVRHEIEDAAGFGWTISDVSFDWPTLVANKDKEIARLEGIYAANVEKSGARIAKTRAVLEDAHTLRLMTGEKVTAKYILIATGGAPNHGREIPGIEHVISSNEAFHLTELPKRIVIQGGGYIALEFAGIFAGFGSDVTVIYRGDNILRGFDEDVRKHVRAEMEKQGITIITGCTIDRVDRHGNEFTTHLSDGSSIASDKVMFAIGRHPNVANLGLEKAGVAINPANGGIAVDEWSKTSVDNIYAIGDVTHRLNLTPVAIREGHAFADSVFGKRPVQVDHATIPTAVFSQPEVGTVGLTEAQARALVSHVDIYKADFRPIKATMSGRDTRVLMKLVVDGTTDRVLGCHIVGDTAAEIVQAVAIAVKMKATKADFDATIALHPTASEELVTMRTPTARYVRQAAE, from the coding sequence ATGGCTGAGTTCGACGTCGATCTGTTCGTCATCGGCGGTGGTTCGGGCGGCGTTCGCGCCGCCCGCATCGCAGCCAACCACGGCGCCAAGGTCATGGTCGCCGAAGAATACCGGATGGGCGGCACCTGCGTGATCCGCGGCTGCGTGCCGAAAAAGCTGTTCGTGATCGGCTCGCACGTCCGCCACGAGATCGAGGATGCCGCCGGTTTCGGCTGGACCATATCGGACGTCTCCTTCGACTGGCCGACGCTGGTCGCCAACAAGGACAAGGAGATCGCGCGGCTCGAAGGAATCTACGCCGCCAATGTCGAGAAATCAGGCGCGCGCATTGCAAAGACCCGTGCGGTGCTGGAAGACGCCCACACGCTGCGGCTGATGACCGGCGAAAAGGTTACCGCAAAATACATCCTGATCGCGACCGGCGGCGCGCCTAACCATGGCCGCGAGATCCCCGGCATCGAGCACGTCATCTCCTCGAACGAGGCGTTTCATCTCACCGAATTGCCGAAGCGCATCGTGATCCAGGGCGGCGGCTATATCGCGCTGGAATTCGCCGGCATCTTCGCCGGCTTCGGCTCCGACGTGACCGTGATCTATCGTGGCGACAACATTTTGCGCGGTTTCGACGAGGACGTCCGCAAGCACGTGCGCGCCGAGATGGAAAAGCAGGGGATTACGATCATCACCGGCTGCACCATCGATAGAGTGGACAGGCACGGCAACGAATTCACCACGCATTTGTCTGATGGTTCGAGCATCGCCTCCGACAAGGTGATGTTTGCAATCGGCCGGCACCCGAACGTCGCCAACCTTGGCCTCGAGAAGGCCGGCGTTGCCATCAACCCGGCGAATGGCGGCATCGCCGTCGATGAGTGGTCGAAGACCTCGGTCGACAACATCTATGCGATCGGCGACGTCACCCATCGCCTCAATCTGACGCCGGTGGCGATCCGCGAGGGCCATGCCTTCGCCGACAGCGTGTTCGGCAAGCGCCCGGTCCAGGTCGACCACGCCACCATCCCGACGGCTGTATTCTCGCAGCCCGAGGTCGGCACCGTGGGCCTGACCGAAGCGCAGGCGCGCGCGCTGGTGAGCCATGTCGACATCTACAAGGCCGATTTCCGCCCGATCAAGGCGACGATGTCCGGCCGCGACACCCGCGTGCTGATGAAGCTCGTGGTCGACGGCACGACGGATCGCGTGCTCGGCTGTCACATCGTCGGCGATACCGCCGCCGAAATCGTCCAGGCGGTTGCGATCGCCGTGAAGATGAAAGCGACCAAGGCCGATTTCGACGCCACGATTGCGCTGCATCCGACTGCCTCGGAAGAGCTGGTGACGATGCGCACGCCGACGGCGCGGTACGTGCGCCAGGCGGCGGAGTAG
- a CDS encoding AbrB/MazE/SpoVT family DNA-binding domain-containing protein: MLVSKWGNSLAVRLPKKLVEALKLSPGDELDVVAASKGRVAVEKIDKRAEFLRQAEAFRFPLPEGYKFDRDEANER; encoded by the coding sequence ATGCTGGTGTCCAAGTGGGGCAATAGCCTCGCGGTCCGCTTGCCCAAGAAGCTGGTCGAGGCGTTGAAACTCAGCCCCGGCGACGAACTCGACGTTGTTGCGGCCTCTAAGGGGAGGGTCGCGGTCGAGAAAATCGACAAGCGCGCAGAATTTCTGCGACAGGCGGAAGCGTTCCGTTTTCCTTTGCCCGAAGGCTATAAGTTCGACCGCGACGAGGCGAACGAACGGTGA